From Vanrija pseudolonga chromosome 1, complete sequence, a single genomic window includes:
- the DPS1 gene encoding Aspartate--tRNA ligase, cytoplasmic gives MSEPTKPAAPAAEVPAAAAPAEGEAAAGPSKSELKKQAKAAEKAKKAAERAAREEEEKKKREAAAAVDHAAQNYGKLPLHQSQERLGREWLSFEKLTDADVGKEVVFRARLHNMRPQGAKIVFLQLRQQIETLQGVLVASSSESDPHQVSKQMLKYAQQIPAESIVVVEGVIKKAEVKSCTIQNYEVGIYKLHTLVEAEPLPFSIEDASRSEADIEKGEKEGIQYSKVSLPTRLDNRVLDLRTPANQAIFRIQSGICQLFRDHLNGEEFIEIHSPKLQGAATESGASVFKVQYFKETAFLAQSPQLAKQMCIAADFGKVYEIGPVFRAENSNTYRHLTEFNGLDLEMAITEHYHEVVDVLDNLLISIFKGLEAKFEKEIEAVRKQFPCDKFTYLDKTLRLTHKEVVKMLQEAGAKDSEGNLIGDQEDLSTENERFLGKLIKEKYNTDYFIVDKFPLAIRPFYTMPDPTDPTVSNSYDFFMRGEEILSGAQRIHDPNFLVQRIKELGADPASLEDYVSAFRLGAPPHGGGGIGLERVLFFYLNLQNIRRGSLFPRDPARLRP, from the exons atgtccGAGCCCACCAagcccgctgcccccgctgcTGAGGtgcccgctgccgccgcccccgctgagggcgaggctgccgctggccCCAGCAAGTCTGAGCTCAAGaagcaggccaaggcggccgagaaggccaagaaggccgctgagcgtgctgctcgcgaggaggaggagaagaagaagcgcgaggctgccgctgctgtcgaCCACGCTGCACAGAACTATGGCAAGCTGCCGCTCCACCAGTCTCAGGAGCGCCTCG GCCGCGAGTGGCTCTCGTTTGAGaagctcaccgacgccgacgtcggcaaggaggtcgtcTTCCGTGCCCGTCTGCACAACATGCGCCCCCAGG GTGCCAAGATTGTCTTCCTCCAGCTCCGTCAGCAGATCGAGACGCTCCAgggtgtcctcgtcgcctcgtcgagcgagagcgaccCCCACCAGGTGTCCAAGCAGATGCTCAAGTACGCCCAGCAGATCCCCGCCGAGTCGATTGTTGTCGTTGAGGGAGTgatcaagaaggccgaggtcaAGTCGTGCACCATCCAGAACTACGAGGTTGGAATCTACAAGCTCCACaccctcgtcgaggccgagccccTCCCCTTTTCGATCGAGgacgcctcgcgctccgaggccgacattgagaagggcgagaaggagggcatCCAGTACTCCAAGGTATCGCTCCCCACCCGTCTTGACAACCGtgtcctcgacctccgcACGCCTGCCAACCAGGCCATCTTCCGCATCCAGTCGGGTATCTGCCAGCTGTTCCGTGACCACCTCAACGGCGAGGAGTTTATCGAGATCCACTCGCCCAAGCTCCAGGGTGCCGCTACCGAGTCGGGTGCCTCGGTCTTCAAGGTCCAGTACTtcaagg AgaccgccttcctcgcccagTCGCCCCAGCTTGCCAAGCAGATGTGTATCGCTGCCGACTTTGGCAAGGTCTACGAGATCGGCCCCGTCTTCCGTGCCGAGAACTCGAACACTTACCGCCACCTGACCGAGTTCAACGGTCTTGATCTCGAGATGGCCATCACCGAGCACTACCACGAGgttgtcgacgtcctcgacaacctcctcATCTCCATCTtcaagggcctcgaggccaagtTTGAGAAGGAGATTGAGGCTGTCCGCAAGCAGTTCCCCTGCGACAAGTTCACCTACCTCGACAAGACTCTCCGTCTCACCCACAAGGAGGTCGTCAAGATGCTCCAGGAGGCTGGCGCCAAGGACTCTGAGGGCAACCTTATCGGCGACCAGGAGGACCTTAG CACTGAGAACGAGCGCTTCCTTGGCAAGCTCATCAAGGAGAAGTACAACACCGACTACTTCATTGTCGACAAGTTCCCTCTTGCTATCCGTCCCTTCTACACCATGCCCGACCCCACTGACCCCACCGTCTCCAACTCGTACGACTTCTTCatgcgcggcgaggagatcCTCTCGGGTGCCCAGCGTATCCACGACCCCAACTTCCTGGTGCAGCGcatcaaggagctcggcgcggacccCGCGTCGCTCGAGGACTACGTCTCGGCCTTCCGTCTCGGCGCTCCTCCccacggcggtggtggtatTGG TCTCGAGCGTGTCCTGTTCTTCTACCTCAACCTGCAGAACATCCGCAGGGGAAGCTTGTTCCCCCGCGACCCTGCTCGCCTgaggccttga
- the LYS1 gene encoding Saccharopine dehydrogenase [NAD(+), L-lysine-forming], with amino-acid sequence MSAQKQPIWLRCEKKPLEHRSALTPTTAKTLLDSGFDVYVEKDPQRIFDDAEFEAVGCKIVEHNSWPQAPVEIPIIGLKELPESTEPLPHTHIQFAHCYKEQGGWNDVLRRFAQGKGTLYDLEFLEDPETRRRVAAFGFYAGFAGAAAGALALAAQQTDGGKGVLKDLKPYPNEDAMIAHVRAQLETVKGGIENVKALVIGALGRCGSGAVDLFRKVGLKEDNIVKWDMAETAKGGPFQEILDVDIFVNCIYLSKPIPKFVTSESIAAAGEDRRLSVVVDVSCDTTNPHNPIPIYSINTSFPEPTVEVDTKGVGKRVTVISIDHLPTLLPREASEQFSKDLLPTILQLPQRATAPVWTNAEKLFKEKLAEAAAEDARLGIKA; translated from the exons ATGTCCGCCCAGAAGCAGCCCATCTGGCTTCGTTGCGAGAAGAAGCCCCTCGAGCACCGCTCGGCGCTTACCCCCACCACGGCCAAGACGCTCCTCGACAGCGGCTTTGACGTCTACGTCGAGAAGGACCCCCAGCGTATCTttgacgacgccgagttcGAGGC TGTCGGATGCAAGATTGTCGAGCACAACTCGTGGCCCCAGGCCCCTGTCGAGATCCCCATCATCGGCCTCAAGGAGCTCCCCGAGTCGAC TGAGCCCCTTCCCCACACCCACATCCAGTTCGCCCACTGCTACAAGGAGCAGGGTGGCTGGAACGACGTTCTCCGTCGCTTCGCCCAGGGCAAGGGCACCCTCTACGACCTCGAGTTCCTCGAGGACCCCgagacgcgccgccgtgtcgccgcATTCGGCTTCTACGCTGGCTtcgccggcgctgctgccggtgccctcgctctcgctgccCAGCagaccgacggcggcaagggtgTCCTCAAGGACCTCAAGCCCTACCCCAACGAGGACGCCATGATCGCCCACGTTCGTGCTCAGCTCGAGACCGTCAAGGGCGGCATTGAGAacgtcaaggcgctcgtcATTGGCGCTCTTGGCCGCTGTGGCTCTGGCGCTGTCGACCTCTTCCGCAAGGTCGGCCTCAAGGA GGACAACATTGTCAAGTGGGACATGGCCGAGACCGCCAAGGGCGGTCCCTTCCAGGagatcctcgacgtcgacatctTTGTCAACTGCATCTACCTCTCCAAGCCCATCCCCAAGTTTGTCACCTCGGAGTCtatcgctgctgctggcgaggaCCGCCGTCTCTCGGTTGTTGTTGACGTCTCATGCGA CACCACCAACCCCCACAACCCCATCCCCATCTACTCGATCAACACCTCGTTCCCCGAGCCcaccgtcgaggtcgacaccaAGGGCGTCGGCAAGCGCGTCACCGTCATCTCGATCGAccacctccccaccctcctcccccgtGAGGCTTCGGAGCAGTTCTCCAAGGACCTCCTCCCCACCATCCTCCAGCTGCCCCAGCGCGCCACCGCGCCCGTCTGGACCAACGCCGAGAAGCTCTTCAAGgagaagctcgccgaggccgccgcggaggACGCCCGTCTCGGCATCAAGGCTTAG